A genomic stretch from Candidatus Thiothrix anitrata includes:
- a CDS encoding thiol-disulfide oxidoreductase DCC family protein, translating into MTIPKVTCFHDGECPICNLEINGMKKLDTAGNIQWIDITQEPEALAAAGITYKQAMERIHVIGADQQMQTGVRGFIQVWKQLPYYRRMATLVERLPFLVPVMEIGYRAFAYCRLPLTGKKRVS; encoded by the coding sequence CAAAAGTAACCTGTTTTCACGATGGCGAATGCCCCATCTGCAACCTCGAAATCAATGGCATGAAAAAGCTGGATACGGCGGGCAATATTCAGTGGATCGACATAACCCAAGAACCGGAAGCATTGGCAGCGGCGGGCATTACCTACAAACAAGCGATGGAACGCATTCACGTTATCGGCGCAGACCAGCAAATGCAAACCGGGGTGCGCGGTTTTATCCAAGTGTGGAAACAACTGCCTTACTATCGGCGCATGGCGACACTGGTCGAACGCCTGCCATTTTTAGTGCCCGTCATGGAAATAGGGTATCGTGCATTTGCTTACTGTCGCTTGCCGCTCACGGGCAAAAAACGGGTTTCGTAG